In a genomic window of bacterium:
- a CDS encoding cbb3-type cytochrome c oxidase subunit 3, producing MFQEFYAQSEHLVWPLIGLIIFVAIFVGVLAYVFLGLRDRRKIDEIAALPLDDSEEEISTGR from the coding sequence ATGTTCCAGGAGTTCTACGCCCAGAGCGAGCACCTGGTCTGGCCCCTGATCGGGCTGATCATCTTCGTGGCGATCTTCGTCGGCGTGCTGGCCTACGTTTTCCTGGGCCTGCGCGACCGACGGAAGATCGATGAGATCGCGGCGCTGCCGCTGGACGATTCAGAGGAAGAGATTTCCACGGGCCGCTGA
- a CDS encoding c-type cytochrome has translation MSDKQDITRDNREDYRPDTVLSHEFDGIQEFDNRLPNWWMWIMYGTIIFSVFYWIVFHTLELRQLPREQFAEVMAKAEEEQLARMAAAGIDNDFFVALAKNDAKVASGREIFTKHCVACHLDQGQGLVGPNLTDGVWIHGCDPMSIQKTVNEGVAAKGMPAWLNQLGPSRVMDVVAYVMTIRGTNVAGKAPEGEPCEF, from the coding sequence ATGAGCGACAAGCAGGACATCACCCGCGACAACCGCGAGGACTACCGGCCGGATACCGTGCTGAGCCACGAGTTCGACGGCATCCAGGAGTTCGACAACCGGCTGCCGAACTGGTGGATGTGGATCATGTACGGGACGATCATCTTCAGTGTCTTCTACTGGATCGTCTTCCACACCCTCGAGCTGCGGCAGCTGCCGCGCGAGCAGTTCGCCGAGGTCATGGCCAAAGCCGAGGAGGAGCAGCTGGCCCGCATGGCGGCCGCCGGCATCGACAACGACTTCTTCGTGGCGCTGGCCAAGAACGACGCCAAGGTGGCCTCCGGTCGCGAGATCTTCACCAAGCACTGCGTGGCCTGCCACCTCGACCAGGGCCAGGGCCTCGTGGGCCCGAACCTGACCGACGGGGTGTGGATCCACGGCTGCGATCCCATGTCGATCCAGAAGACCGTGAACGAGGGCGTGGCCGCCAAGGGCATGCCCGCCTGGCTGAACCAGCTCGGCCCGTCGCGGGTCATGGACGTCGTCGCCTACGTGATGACGATCCGGGGCACCAACGTGGCGGGCAAGGCCCCGGAAGGCGAGCCTTGCGAGTTCTGA